In the Phaseolus vulgaris cultivar G19833 chromosome 7, P. vulgaris v2.0, whole genome shotgun sequence genome, one interval contains:
- the LOC137827998 gene encoding uncharacterized protein translates to MVSLQMRVLFDYHELWDVVESGVSALAANATEAQRVAHRDQKKKDNKALYLIHHQEMNDETFEQIEGATTSNEHVVAAIEEANDISKMTVRLYKHKPQLVAPIINMVAILAKVVVVARIMETLGAGNVVAEDETKGDHHAVNCAQEDSNHEQDEEDQAVLMTTTSNETPNNQTWYLDTGCTNHMCGKELFADLDDSFRTKVKFGDGMFVPVTGKGRILITFKNGDHRYIYDVFYIPDMKIQPEAVIQPEVATMMERPRRQQRRQPVYLQDCEVNLDDEVDDNGNLVHFAFLAESDPMRLADVIQHPKWQKAMNDELMVIEKNNIMTQIRKVV, encoded by the exons atggtcagtttacag atgagagttttgtttgattatcatgagttatgggatgtcgttgagagtggagtgtctgcattagctgctaatgcaactgaggcgcaACGAGTAGCGCATCGTGATCAGAAAAAGAAGGACAATaaggctttgtatctcatccatcatCAAGAGATGAATGATGAGACGTTTGAGCAGATTGAAGGAGCAACAACTTCCA atgaacatgttgttgccgcaattgaagaggccaatgacatttcaaaaatgacagtaag gctttacaagcacaagcctcaattggtagctcctatcataaacaTGGTAGCTATTTTAGCAAAGGTCGTCGTGGTGGCCAGAATCATGGAGACACTTGGTGCGGGGAACGTGGTCGCGGAGGACGA aACAAAAGGTGATCATCATGCTGtcaattgtgctcaagaagacagtaatcacgaacaagatgaagaggatcaaGCCGTACTAATGAcaaccacatcaaatgaaactccaaacaatcaAACTTGGTATTTAGATACAGGTTGCACAAATCACATGTGTGGTAAGGAGttgtttgcagatttggatgactcatttcgcacaaaagtgaaattcggtgatggcaTGTTTGTTCCGGTGACTGGAAAAGGGAGAATTCTTATCACATTtaagaatggtgatcacaggtacatctatgatgttttctatatacctgatatgaaaa ttcaacctgaagctgtaattcaacctgaagttgcaactatgatggagcgaccaagaaggcagCAACGACGACAACCTGTATATCTTCAAGATTgtgaagtaaatcttgatgatgaagttgatgacaatggaaatttggttcactttgcttttcttgcagaatCAGACCCTATGAGACTTGCCGATGtcattcaacaccccaaatggcaaaAGGCTATGAATGACGAATTGATggtgattgagaaaaacaatattatGACTCAAATTAGGAAGGTTGtttga